Genomic segment of Pseudomonas iranensis:
CTGCTCAAGCTGTATGACCAATATGTGCGCAAAGAACTGAGTGATGACACCCGGCCCGAGAGTGTGATTGTTGAAGGGGGCAAGTGGCAGGGCTAGTGCCTTGATTCAGCGGTGACGCTTGAATCGCTTTCGCGAGCAGGCTCGCTCCCACATTTGACCGCGTACGATTGTGGGAGCGGGCCTGCTTGCGAATTTTTCAGTCACCGCTCAATCCGGCCAATGCCACGCCGGCTCATCCAGCACCCGCTGCCCGACAATCCCGGTCTGCCCCAGCGTCTTCTCCAGCACGATGCAATTGCACTCCGGGTCTTCCTGCAACGCCGAGATCAGTCGCCGCGCGTGGGACACGACCCACACCTGACATTGCTCCGAAGCTCGAATGATCAGCCGCGCCAGCGCCGGCAGCAGGTCCGGGTGCAGGCTGGTTTCCGGTTCGTTGAGCACCATCAGCGTTGGCGGGCGCGGGGTCAGCAGGGCGGCGATCAGCAGCAGATAGCGCAAGGTGCCGTCGGAGAGTTCTGCCGCCGACAACGGCCGCAACAAGCCTTCCTGATAAAACTCGATGGCAAAGCGTCCACCGGCCAACGGCGCAATGTTCAGGCGCGCGCCGGGAAACGCATCGCTGATCGCCGCTGTTAACGCCTGCGGATCGCCGATCTCGATGATCGTCTGCAAGGCTGCCGCCAGATCGCGGCCATCGTGATGCAGCACGGGCGTGCGAGTGCCCAGTTGCGGCTGCCGCACCGGCGCGTCGGCATCGCTGCGAAAGTGATCATAAAAGCGCCAGCGCCGGATGAATTCGCGCATCTGGAACACTTCCGGCGAGCTGCGCAGATTGCCGACCTGATCGAACAGGCTGTCGAAGTTCGGCGTGTGTTGCGCCAGCACATCCCAGGCGCGACCTTCGCGGGCGCGGATCATCGGACCGTTGCGATCGACCAGCAGGCTCGCCGGGCGAAACACCGGGCCGGCCCAGATGCACTCACGCTTGATCTCCGGGTCGAGGGCAAAGCATGAAGTGCTTGGCTCCGGCAGGCCCAGGCCGATGGCGTAGCTGAAATCCTCGCCGGCGAATCCCAGTCGCAAGCGCTTGGCGCCGTGGCGCACCGTCGGCTCGATGGCCACTTCACCGTTGCGCATGCGTCGGCTGATGGTTTCCGGCCCGGCCCAGAACGTCGAATCCAGCCCGCCTTCGCGCGCCAGCGCATTGACCACGCCGCCCTGGGCGGTTTCCGCCAGCAGGCGCAAGGCGCGATAGAGGTTCGACTTGCCGCTGCCGTTGGGCCCGGTAATCAGGTTCAGGCGCCCGAGCGGAATCACCAGTTTGTTGATCGAGCGGTAATTGGCCACCGCCAGGGTGTTGAGCATGAAATCCTTCTCCGGGTCACTGCGATACTCGGGCAGCATACCTTTAATGAGATAAATCTGGTGTTGGCGTCCGCAACCGTGGAACCCTGTTCTAAGCTCTGAAGTCGTATCGTCTCGACAGCAGCATTTAAGGCCAAGGAGTGTGCATGGCAGGTCCCGGATTGAAAGTGCTGATGGCCGTGAGCGCCATGGCGTTGCTCACCGCATGCGGCGACAAGAAACCTGCTCAGGAATATCTGCCACGGGTCTTTGTGCAAGAGGTCGAACCGGCCAACTACGCCGCCGCGGTGACCCTCACCGGTGACGTGCAGGCGCGAGTGCAGACGCAGTTG
This window contains:
- a CDS encoding AAA family ATPase, coding for MLNTLAVANYRSINKLVIPLGRLNLITGPNGSGKSNLYRALRLLAETAQGGVVNALAREGGLDSTFWAGPETISRRMRNGEVAIEPTVRHGAKRLRLGFAGEDFSYAIGLGLPEPSTSCFALDPEIKRECIWAGPVFRPASLLVDRNGPMIRAREGRAWDVLAQHTPNFDSLFDQVGNLRSSPEVFQMREFIRRWRFYDHFRSDADAPVRQPQLGTRTPVLHHDGRDLAAALQTIIEIGDPQALTAAISDAFPGARLNIAPLAGGRFAIEFYQEGLLRPLSAAELSDGTLRYLLLIAALLTPRPPTLMVLNEPETSLHPDLLPALARLIIRASEQCQVWVVSHARRLISALQEDPECNCIVLEKTLGQTGIVGQRVLDEPAWHWPD